A single Leptolyngbya sp. FACHB-261 DNA region contains:
- a CDS encoding BamA/TamA family outer membrane protein, protein MRVSSVLLATLAASTSLAPILLWPQTVRAQNISAPTLAQQPSSSSAAHRLLSGQALSPTSSSTQIAQVPSAPAGDSQAQPAPTPAPPSPAPTATPSATPAATPDAATQEAAPNQSAPTPNQDQTAPVEQAPASNQDQAAPVDQTPPAPGQDQAAPEQGSPSEQGSPSPIPGQPAPSPGPPAAQQEEEPQVLVAEVVVVGATGALEDEVYRVIRTQAGRTATRSQLQQDINSVFATGYFANVQAVPEDTPLGVRVSFVVTPNPVLQAVQIQVPGQEARVLPEPVVDNIFRPQYGSTLNFQQLQQGVRDLERWYQDNGYALAQVVNVQSSPEGVVTLTVAEGQIEDIQVRFLNDEGQGTNADGQPVGGRTRNFIVTRELSLRPGDIFNGNTIRTDLQRVFNLGLFDDVQLSLNPGQDPRRVIVTINVNERRSGTLAAGAGLSSASGLFGTVSYTEQNFGGNNQKLSAEVQAGQNNLLLFDLSFTDPWIAGDPFRTSYTLNLFNRRSFSFAFSEGEEDVNLPPDLSDDEDDGDTPRVNRLGGGISFSRPLNGNPLDPRPEWSASLGLNYQRVSIRNADNDVVPRDEAGNLLSVSDNGRDDLTILQLAAVQDLRNDVTRPTRGSLLRFSTEQSIPVGSGSIFLNRLRASYSYYLPIRFINFATGCREPNATPAQCPQALAFNLQAGTVLGDLPPYESFTLGGSASIRGFRDGQVTTSRSFALASAEYRFPIFNIVGGVLFADYGTSLGSQTRIGDVREKPGDGFGYGFGLRIQSPLGSIRVDYGFANNGESRFHFGIGEKF, encoded by the coding sequence ATGCGCGTATCTTCTGTCCTGCTGGCAACCCTGGCAGCTTCGACGTCCTTAGCGCCGATTTTATTGTGGCCGCAGACTGTTCGGGCTCAGAATATCTCAGCGCCAACTCTTGCGCAGCAACCATCTAGTTCTAGTGCTGCCCATCGCCTCCTATCGGGTCAGGCTTTAAGTCCAACATCTAGCTCGACGCAGATTGCTCAGGTTCCATCAGCTCCGGCAGGAGATTCTCAGGCCCAACCTGCGCCGACGCCTGCTCCACCTTCACCTGCCCCCACTGCCACTCCATCTGCAACACCGGCTGCAACCCCGGACGCAGCAACGCAAGAGGCTGCACCAAACCAGAGTGCACCTACCCCTAATCAAGACCAAACTGCTCCAGTGGAGCAAGCGCCTGCGTCTAATCAAGACCAGGCTGCCCCAGTAGATCAAACGCCGCCTGCGCCTGGACAAGACCAAGCTGCTCCTGAGCAGGGTTCACCCAGCGAGCAAGGCTCGCCCAGCCCAATACCAGGCCAGCCTGCGCCCAGCCCTGGTCCACCAGCTGCGCAGCAAGAGGAAGAGCCTCAAGTTTTGGTCGCTGAGGTTGTGGTTGTTGGAGCAACAGGTGCCCTGGAGGATGAGGTTTACCGGGTAATTCGAACCCAAGCTGGCAGAACTGCCACGCGTAGCCAGTTGCAGCAGGACATTAATTCGGTCTTTGCTACGGGCTACTTTGCTAACGTACAAGCGGTTCCCGAGGATACCCCGTTGGGGGTACGGGTAAGCTTTGTGGTCACCCCAAACCCTGTGCTGCAGGCAGTTCAGATTCAGGTACCAGGGCAAGAGGCCCGGGTGTTGCCCGAGCCTGTTGTCGACAACATCTTCCGACCTCAGTACGGCTCAACTCTGAACTTTCAGCAGCTCCAGCAGGGCGTGCGGGACCTGGAGCGCTGGTATCAGGACAACGGCTACGCTCTGGCTCAGGTTGTCAATGTGCAGTCTAGCCCTGAAGGGGTTGTGACGCTAACCGTAGCCGAGGGGCAAATCGAAGACATTCAAGTCCGTTTCCTCAACGACGAAGGTCAGGGAACTAACGCCGATGGACAGCCTGTAGGCGGGCGCACACGGAACTTTATTGTTACGCGTGAACTGAGCTTGAGGCCGGGAGATATTTTCAACGGCAATACAATTCGCACTGATCTACAGCGGGTATTTAACTTAGGGCTGTTTGACGACGTGCAGCTGTCGCTCAACCCTGGTCAGGATCCGCGCCGAGTCATTGTAACTATCAATGTCAACGAGCGTCGCTCCGGCACCCTAGCGGCAGGGGCTGGTTTAAGTTCGGCTAGTGGTCTGTTTGGAACGGTCAGCTACACCGAACAAAATTTTGGCGGTAATAACCAGAAGCTGTCTGCTGAAGTGCAGGCAGGCCAAAATAACTTGCTGCTGTTCGACCTTAGCTTCACCGACCCCTGGATTGCAGGGGATCCGTTCCGAACTTCCTACACGCTCAATCTGTTCAATCGCCGCTCCTTCAGCTTTGCTTTCTCTGAAGGTGAGGAGGACGTTAATCTACCACCTGACTTGAGCGACGATGAGGATGACGGCGACACACCTCGGGTGAACCGGTTGGGCGGAGGCATTAGCTTTAGCCGACCGCTAAACGGTAATCCTTTAGATCCTCGCCCTGAGTGGAGCGCTTCCCTAGGCCTCAACTATCAACGAGTCAGCATCCGGAACGCAGATAACGATGTCGTGCCCCGGGACGAGGCAGGCAACTTGCTTAGCGTCAGTGACAACGGCAGAGACGACCTGACGATTTTGCAGTTGGCGGCAGTACAGGATTTACGCAACGACGTGACTCGCCCAACGCGAGGCTCGCTACTGCGCTTCTCCACCGAGCAATCTATCCCCGTCGGGTCAGGTAGTATTTTCCTAAACCGGTTGCGGGCTAGCTACAGTTATTACCTGCCGATTCGCTTTATTAATTTCGCTACGGGCTGCCGTGAGCCGAACGCCACACCAGCCCAATGTCCTCAGGCATTGGCCTTCAATTTGCAGGCTGGCACGGTTTTGGGCGACTTGCCTCCCTATGAATCGTTTACGCTGGGCGGTAGCGCATCTATTCGGGGCTTCCGAGATGGACAGGTGACTACCAGCCGGAGTTTTGCCCTTGCCTCAGCTGAATATCGCTTCCCCATCTTTAACATTGTTGGTGGAGTGTTGTTCGCAGATTACGGTACCTCTCTCGGCAGTCAAACCAGAATCGGCGATGTTCGTGAGAAACCGGGCGACGGTTTTGGCTACGGCTTCGGTTTGCGCATTCAGTCGCCTTTAGGATCGATTCGGGTGGACTATGGCTTTGCTAATAATGGCGAGAGCCGCTTCCACTTCGGCATTGGGGAGAAGTTCTAA
- the lpxC gene encoding UDP-3-O-acyl-N-acetylglucosamine deacetylase yields MHPVASAQHTLASSFELSGIGLHSGAEARVRVGPAAPGAGRFFVRLDQPEASVIPAQVDSVHQTVLSTELRLGEASVRTVEHLLAALAGLGVDNARIELDGPELPILDGSALPWAEAIAAVGLATQDQPRPAYVLTEPIWCHSGDAFVAALPAPQLRFSYGIEFELPAIGQQWWTWTPDSQSFLQEVAPARTFALEHQVEALRGAGLIKGGSLENALVCGTQGWLNPPLRFPNEPVRHKLLDLVGDFSLLGIRHALGLQAHILAYKASHDLHTRLVRLLAERWQAATRGSAAPEAEMAEVLNPAISWSSHAHSD; encoded by the coding sequence ATGCACCCAGTTGCCTCTGCCCAACACACATTAGCAAGCAGCTTTGAGCTCAGCGGCATTGGCCTGCACAGTGGTGCTGAGGCGCGAGTGCGGGTGGGGCCAGCAGCACCTGGTGCAGGGCGATTTTTTGTGCGGCTAGACCAGCCTGAAGCTTCGGTCATTCCGGCCCAAGTTGATTCGGTTCACCAAACAGTTTTATCGACCGAGCTACGTTTAGGTGAGGCCAGTGTGCGCACAGTTGAGCATCTGTTAGCCGCTCTGGCTGGTCTAGGCGTCGATAATGCTCGGATCGAGCTGGATGGGCCAGAGTTACCGATTTTGGATGGGTCAGCCTTACCTTGGGCAGAAGCGATTGCCGCAGTGGGTTTAGCCACTCAGGACCAACCACGTCCAGCCTACGTGTTGACAGAGCCAATTTGGTGTCACTCAGGAGATGCTTTTGTAGCAGCGCTACCGGCTCCCCAGTTGCGTTTCAGCTATGGCATTGAGTTTGAACTACCGGCCATTGGACAGCAGTGGTGGACTTGGACACCTGATTCACAGTCCTTTCTACAAGAAGTCGCTCCCGCTCGTACCTTTGCCTTAGAACACCAGGTTGAAGCGTTGCGGGGAGCAGGCTTGATCAAGGGTGGGAGTCTAGAGAACGCCTTGGTGTGTGGAACTCAAGGCTGGCTGAACCCACCGCTGCGTTTTCCGAATGAACCAGTACGTCATAAGCTTTTAGACTTAGTAGGGGACTTCAGCCTGCTCGGTATCCGCCACGCTCTGGGGTTACAGGCTCACATCCTGGCCTACAAAGCAAGCCATGACCTACACACTCGCCTTGTCCGGCTCCTTGCGGAGCGCTGGCAGGCGGCGACACGAGGGTCGGCAGCCCCTGAGGCAGAGATGGCCGAAGTCCTTAATCCTGCCATTTCCTGGAGCTCCCATGCCCATTCTGACTGA
- the fabZ gene encoding 3-hydroxyacyl-ACP dehydratase FabZ, whose translation MPILTDEPHVPQSAGGAGEAQVTPTATRSNNPVLTIEDIQKLLPHRFPFLLVDRVIEYVPAKRAVGIKNVTATEPHFQGHFPGRPIMPGVLIVEAMAQVCGIVLMQLPEAQNRLSLFAGIDKVRFRRQVVPGDQLIITAELLCVKQRRFGKMFARAEVDGQLASEGELMFSLVD comes from the coding sequence ATGCCCATTCTGACTGACGAGCCTCACGTTCCCCAATCTGCTGGGGGTGCGGGCGAAGCGCAAGTGACACCAACAGCCACGCGCTCAAACAACCCTGTTTTGACGATCGAGGACATCCAAAAACTCCTGCCCCATCGCTTTCCGTTCTTGCTGGTCGATCGGGTAATCGAATACGTTCCTGCTAAGCGGGCGGTGGGCATTAAGAATGTGACTGCTACAGAGCCCCATTTTCAGGGCCATTTTCCTGGAAGACCAATTATGCCAGGCGTGCTGATCGTTGAGGCCATGGCTCAAGTCTGTGGCATTGTGCTGATGCAGCTGCCAGAGGCGCAAAATCGTCTCTCGTTGTTTGCAGGTATCGACAAAGTGCGCTTTCGTCGCCAGGTGGTGCCCGGTGACCAACTGATCATTACAGCGGAACTGCTTTGTGTGAAGCAGCGTCGCTTTGGCAAGATGTTCGCCCGCGCTGAAGTGGATGGACAACTCGCCTCTGAAGGTGAGCTGATGTTTTCCTTAGTTGATTAA
- the lpxA gene encoding acyl-ACP--UDP-N-acetylglucosamine O-acyltransferase — MDHGTLATTDTHSFPNGKSALAQEPSNRVPSAPLIHPTAVVHPAAQIHSTVKIGPYAVIGERVSIGAHTQIGPHVIIDGWTEIGERNQIFAGAAIGMEPQDLKYNGAESLVSIGNDNRIREYVTINRATHVGEATRLGNGNLLMAYVHIAHNCLLEDQIIITNSVSLAGHVQIEAQARIGGLLGIHQFVRIGRLAMVGGMSRIDRDVPPYTLVEGNPSRVRSLNRVGLERSGVDSTSLKKAFRTLYRSGLNLVEALDQLEAWIDDPQVQHLTQFLRASQQTGRRGPIPGRRA, encoded by the coding sequence ATGGATCACGGGACGCTCGCCACAACGGATACGCACTCATTCCCAAATGGTAAAAGCGCGCTTGCTCAGGAGCCAAGCAACCGCGTTCCCTCGGCTCCCCTGATCCATCCCACTGCTGTGGTGCATCCGGCCGCCCAGATTCACTCAACAGTGAAGATTGGCCCTTATGCCGTGATTGGGGAGCGAGTGAGTATTGGAGCCCACACGCAGATTGGCCCGCATGTCATCATCGACGGTTGGACCGAGATCGGGGAGCGCAATCAGATTTTTGCAGGCGCTGCGATCGGGATGGAACCCCAGGATCTCAAGTACAACGGTGCTGAGAGCCTAGTTTCGATTGGCAATGACAATCGCATCCGTGAGTACGTCACAATCAACCGCGCCACTCATGTAGGAGAAGCGACTCGGCTAGGCAATGGCAATCTCCTGATGGCCTATGTGCACATTGCCCACAATTGCCTGTTAGAGGACCAAATTATCATTACTAACAGCGTCTCCTTGGCTGGCCATGTCCAGATTGAGGCGCAGGCTAGGATTGGTGGCCTTTTAGGAATTCACCAGTTCGTGCGCATTGGACGGCTGGCGATGGTGGGCGGCATGAGCCGGATCGATCGGGATGTCCCTCCCTACACGCTGGTGGAGGGCAACCCCTCGCGGGTGCGATCGTTGAACCGGGTGGGATTGGAGCGCTCTGGTGTCGATTCAACCAGCCTGAAAAAGGCGTTTCGCACCCTCTATCGCTCTGGGTTAAACCTGGTCGAAGCGCTCGATCAGTTAGAAGCCTGGATCGATGACCCTCAAGTTCAGCATCTGACTCAATTTTTGCGAGCGTCTCAGCAAACAGGCCGACGAGGACCGATCCCAGGTCGCCGTGCCTAA
- the lpxB gene encoding lipid-A-disaccharide synthase, with amino-acid sequence MARILISTGEVSGDLHGAALIYALQRLAPEFGLDVEIQAVGGNRMAATGVKFLGNTGGIGSVGLLEALPFIVPALRLQFRVREQLRRTPPDVVVLIDYVGFNFSLGQFAKQHLHSRIVYYIAPQSWVWAGTAKTEQIAKLCDRILAIFADEARHYTAYGAQARWVGHPLIDLLRDVPGRTAARAQLGIPPHEKAVVLLPASRHQEIRALMPVMFAAARRVQARMPDVRFWVPLSLSQFRPQIEQAIAKHRLRASVINGQAHVAIAAADLVIAKSGTVNLETALLNVPQVVMYRVNPVTAWIARRLLGFKIPFMSPPNLVQMQPIVPEFLQEQATPEKISRAALDLLIDPELRQQMQDGYAQVRAALLPNHLGQEKVLDRVAREILSLLTQ; translated from the coding sequence ATGGCACGTATTCTCATCAGTACGGGTGAGGTTTCGGGCGATTTGCACGGAGCCGCACTAATTTATGCATTGCAGCGGCTGGCACCGGAGTTTGGCTTGGATGTGGAGATCCAAGCAGTAGGTGGCAACCGCATGGCAGCGACGGGGGTGAAGTTCCTCGGCAACACTGGCGGTATCGGCTCAGTGGGCTTGCTGGAAGCCCTGCCCTTTATCGTGCCAGCCTTGCGTCTACAGTTCAGGGTGCGAGAGCAGTTGCGGCGCACTCCACCGGACGTGGTGGTGTTGATTGACTACGTGGGCTTCAATTTCAGCCTGGGGCAGTTTGCTAAACAGCACCTGCATTCCCGCATTGTCTATTACATTGCTCCTCAGTCCTGGGTCTGGGCTGGCACTGCTAAAACTGAACAGATCGCCAAGCTGTGCGATCGTATCCTGGCAATTTTTGCAGATGAGGCCCGTCACTACACTGCCTATGGTGCGCAAGCTCGCTGGGTCGGTCACCCGTTGATCGATCTGCTGCGTGATGTGCCTGGACGTACAGCGGCCCGCGCTCAATTGGGCATCCCTCCTCACGAGAAGGCTGTGGTTTTGCTGCCAGCCTCCCGCCATCAAGAAATTCGAGCTTTGATGCCCGTGATGTTTGCCGCAGCGCGCCGAGTTCAGGCGCGAATGCCAGATGTCCGCTTCTGGGTGCCTTTATCCCTGAGCCAATTTCGGCCTCAAATTGAACAAGCTATTGCTAAACACCGGTTGCGGGCCAGTGTGATCAATGGTCAGGCACATGTAGCTATTGCCGCTGCGGATCTAGTCATTGCCAAATCTGGGACTGTCAATCTGGAAACTGCATTACTGAACGTGCCGCAGGTAGTGATGTATCGGGTTAACCCTGTGACTGCCTGGATCGCACGGCGCCTGCTGGGCTTTAAGATTCCGTTTATGTCACCACCAAATTTGGTGCAGATGCAGCCTATTGTGCCTGAGTTTTTGCAGGAACAAGCGACTCCTGAAAAAATTTCCCGAGCAGCACTCGATTTATTAATCGATCCCGAACTTCGACAGCAGATGCAAGATGGCTATGCTCAAGTAAGAGCTGCTTTGCTTCCTAATCATTTGGGACAAGAGAAGGTTCTGGATCGGGTTGCGCGGGAAATTTTAAGTTTACTAACTCAGTAA
- a CDS encoding RNA polymerase sigma factor RpoD/SigA, translating into MNSEFNASAEIERDSEDLEDSLLRINFSETLLNDGHQRKTFSRSSSSDDSVGVFLREMSRYPLLTQEQEIELAREIVKGGVRAERAKRRLVRSNLRLVVSIAKKYLNRGVPFLDLIQEGSIGLMRAAEKFDYERGYKFSTYAYWWIRQGITRAIASQSRTVRLPVHMVEKLNQVKKTRRVLAQELSRKPTKAEVAAALELDEDKLDQILDAGRHTLSLHIRVGREEDTELLQLIEDADNVAPAERMDQRLLSDQVDTVLDYLTEREREVIKLRYGLADGHNYTLAEIGDLYHLSRERVRQIQAKAMRKLRHPRRQALLRDWMN; encoded by the coding sequence ATGAACTCCGAATTCAATGCCTCCGCTGAGATCGAACGCGATTCAGAGGACCTTGAGGATTCTCTGCTTCGAATCAATTTTTCTGAAACTTTGCTAAATGATGGGCACCAGCGAAAGACCTTCTCCCGCAGTAGCAGTTCTGATGATTCTGTGGGAGTTTTCTTACGGGAAATGTCACGCTATCCGCTCCTAACGCAAGAACAGGAAATTGAGTTGGCGCGTGAGATTGTAAAGGGGGGCGTTCGAGCTGAACGAGCTAAGCGTCGCTTAGTCCGCTCGAACCTCAGGTTAGTGGTCTCGATTGCTAAAAAATACTTAAACCGTGGTGTGCCTTTTCTTGATCTAATTCAAGAAGGCTCAATCGGGTTAATGCGGGCTGCAGAGAAATTCGACTATGAGCGGGGCTATAAATTCTCGACCTACGCGTACTGGTGGATTCGTCAGGGCATCACCCGCGCCATCGCCTCTCAGTCGCGAACGGTGCGATTGCCTGTGCATATGGTCGAAAAGCTTAACCAAGTGAAGAAAACCCGCCGAGTGTTGGCGCAGGAACTCAGCCGTAAGCCGACCAAGGCCGAAGTTGCAGCGGCTCTGGAGCTAGACGAAGACAAGCTAGACCAGATTCTCGATGCCGGTCGTCACACGCTATCGCTGCACATCCGAGTAGGTCGAGAAGAAGATACCGAACTGTTGCAGCTGATTGAGGATGCTGACAATGTCGCACCGGCAGAACGGATGGATCAGCGCCTACTCTCTGACCAAGTTGACACCGTGCTTGACTACCTAACCGAGCGGGAGCGAGAGGTCATTAAGCTTCGTTACGGCCTCGCCGATGGTCATAACTACACTCTGGCTGAGATTGGCGACCTCTATCACCTCTCCCGTGAGCGAGTACGACAGATCCAGGCTAAAGCGATGCGTAAACTACGCCATCCTCGCCGTCAGGCACTGCTACGCGATTGGATGAACTAG
- a CDS encoding response regulator transcription factor has product MPSSRPSALRVLVVDDHELIRLGLTLALNNQEDLELVGTASNGAEALTLVEDHHPDVVVLDLQMPVMDGLSAAQQIKARHPNTQIIAYSSLEDPQAEVMAQAAKVDVFCEKGTGTGNLINLIRQLGNQQPKQV; this is encoded by the coding sequence ATGCCTTCGTCCCGTCCTTCCGCTCTCCGTGTCCTGGTGGTGGATGACCATGAGCTAATCCGCCTGGGCTTAACCCTAGCTCTTAATAATCAAGAAGACCTGGAGCTAGTGGGTACTGCCAGCAATGGCGCTGAAGCCCTGACGCTGGTAGAAGACCACCATCCAGATGTCGTGGTTTTGGACTTGCAGATGCCGGTCATGGACGGCTTAAGTGCGGCTCAGCAGATCAAGGCCCGACATCCCAACACGCAAATCATTGCCTATTCCTCGCTTGAGGATCCTCAAGCAGAAGTCATGGCTCAAGCCGCCAAGGTTGATGTTTTCTGCGAAAAAGGCACTGGTACTGGCAATCTGATCAATTTGATCCGTCAGCTTGGCAACCAGCAACCCAAGCAAGTTTAG
- a CDS encoding N-acetyltransferase, whose amino-acid sequence MLPGYRLRLGTGLDRALLLKFLQRSYQELLQQRGISEFNLGHLAKTVDTHFAKDTPLWLVEQLEPQRAIGCLWLGTGIDQVYGDRVAYVFLIYVEPEHRRQGIATALIKTGEAWAQTQAYRQVSLQVFADNPAALSLYERLGYQPLSLMLQKPLRQEPLKGEADQVQDLGQDLGI is encoded by the coding sequence TTGCTTCCGGGTTACCGCTTACGGCTGGGGACGGGCCTTGACCGCGCCCTCTTGCTGAAGTTTCTGCAACGCAGCTATCAGGAGTTGCTACAGCAGCGGGGTATCTCTGAATTTAATTTGGGCCACCTGGCTAAGACTGTAGACACTCACTTTGCCAAAGACACTCCCCTTTGGCTTGTAGAGCAGCTAGAGCCGCAGCGTGCAATCGGTTGCCTGTGGCTGGGCACTGGTATTGACCAAGTCTATGGCGACCGCGTTGCCTACGTTTTTCTGATCTACGTCGAACCTGAACACCGCCGTCAGGGCATTGCTACAGCCCTGATCAAGACTGGGGAGGCCTGGGCGCAAACCCAAGCCTACCGGCAAGTGTCGCTGCAAGTGTTTGCTGATAATCCTGCGGCGTTGAGCCTCTATGAGCGGCTGGGCTATCAGCCTCTCTCCCTGATGCTGCAAAAACCCTTGCGGCAAGAACCCTTAAAGGGAGAGGCTGACCAAGTTCAGGATTTGGGGCAGGATTTAGGGATCTAG
- a CDS encoding DUF3177 family protein — protein MNNDFWFRPLVWTDYRLAVLFTVILPLVLLVWALIQNSTAIIKLLTIYWRVSSLLAITVYLTIAGFPISFLTGLAARVLIPISLWYWQDINDELNEEMGALKFAVSAWRWALTGYCVLGTLLGLLFLDCAFGSPVSDRCRVWFEPPLAFKGIFHAGTDPGTLGFWGIVGLVFYVACLVYFTTVKLGRRGRQALNP, from the coding sequence ATGAATAATGACTTCTGGTTTCGTCCGCTCGTGTGGACTGATTACCGATTGGCAGTGCTGTTCACCGTCATTTTGCCGTTGGTGTTATTAGTTTGGGCATTGATTCAAAACTCAACGGCAATTATCAAGCTGCTCACGATCTACTGGCGTGTCTCCAGTCTGCTGGCGATTACCGTGTACCTGACGATTGCTGGTTTCCCGATCAGCTTTCTAACCGGACTGGCTGCTCGAGTGCTGATTCCGATTTCTCTTTGGTACTGGCAGGACATTAACGATGAGCTAAACGAGGAAATGGGCGCTCTGAAGTTTGCAGTCAGCGCTTGGCGCTGGGCACTCACAGGCTACTGCGTCCTCGGCACTCTGTTGGGTTTGCTATTTCTCGATTGCGCCTTTGGTTCTCCCGTTTCTGACCGCTGCCGTGTCTGGTTTGAGCCGCCCCTAGCGTTCAAAGGGATTTTCCATGCTGGTACTGATCCTGGCACTTTAGGTTTCTGGGGCATCGTTGGTCTAGTGTTTTATGTGGCCTGCCTGGTTTACTTCACCACTGTCAAGCTTGGCCGTCGTGGTCGTCAGGCTCTAAACCCTTAA
- the trmFO gene encoding FADH(2)-oxidizing methylenetetrahydrofolate--tRNA-(uracil(54)-C(5))-methyltransferase TrmFO codes for MSNPNYPIQVIGGGLAGTEAAWQIAQAGVPVVLHEMRPTRLSPAHHSEHLAELVCSNSFGAKATDRATGLLHEELRRLGSVVIAKADEHEVPAGGALAVDRALFSRDLTETLERHPLIELRRDELPEIPRDGITVLATGPLTSPALAADLQRLTGMEYLSFFDAASPIVTGESLNQEIVFLASRYDKGEAAYLNCPMNREQYLQFWKELTQAEQAELKDFEREEAKFFEGCLPIEEMARRGEDTMRYGPLKPVGLTDERTGQRPYAVVQLRQEDRAGQLWNMVGFQTNLRWGEQQRVFRLIPGLADAEFVRMGVMHRNTFINSPQLLKPSLQFHQQPTLLAAGQLIGTEGYTAAAAGGWLAGTNAVRVLRGLELLTLPEVTMMGALFAFISSASPKHFQPMPPNFAILPEIQPKIRNKRDRYGAYRDRALAALATVLTAADLEPSLSS; via the coding sequence ATGAGCAACCCAAATTATCCCATTCAAGTTATTGGCGGTGGACTGGCTGGTACTGAAGCAGCATGGCAGATTGCGCAGGCAGGGGTTCCCGTGGTTCTGCACGAGATGCGGCCCACCCGGCTGAGCCCAGCTCACCACAGCGAACATCTGGCGGAACTCGTTTGCAGCAATTCATTTGGTGCCAAAGCCACTGATCGGGCTACTGGGCTCTTGCATGAGGAACTGCGGCGCTTGGGTTCGGTGGTGATTGCCAAAGCGGACGAGCACGAAGTCCCAGCAGGTGGTGCCTTGGCGGTAGATCGGGCCTTATTTAGCCGTGACTTAACCGAAACCCTCGAACGACATCCGCTGATTGAACTGCGGCGAGACGAACTGCCAGAAATTCCTCGCGATGGCATTACGGTCTTGGCAACGGGACCGCTCACTAGCCCAGCCCTAGCGGCGGACTTGCAACGCCTAACGGGGATGGAGTACCTGAGCTTCTTCGATGCGGCTAGTCCGATTGTGACCGGGGAGTCATTAAACCAGGAGATTGTGTTTCTGGCCTCGCGTTACGACAAAGGGGAAGCGGCTTACCTGAACTGCCCCATGAATCGGGAACAGTATCTGCAGTTCTGGAAGGAACTGACCCAAGCCGAGCAAGCCGAATTAAAAGACTTTGAGCGGGAAGAGGCAAAATTTTTCGAGGGCTGCCTCCCGATTGAGGAAATGGCTCGCCGAGGCGAAGACACCATGCGCTACGGCCCGCTCAAACCGGTGGGTCTAACCGATGAGCGGACCGGTCAGCGCCCCTACGCCGTGGTGCAATTGCGCCAGGAAGATCGGGCTGGACAGCTTTGGAATATGGTTGGTTTTCAAACCAATTTGCGTTGGGGTGAGCAGCAGCGGGTCTTCCGGCTGATTCCAGGCCTGGCAGATGCCGAGTTTGTGCGTATGGGCGTGATGCACCGCAATACCTTTATTAATTCGCCCCAGCTACTCAAGCCCAGCCTGCAATTTCATCAACAGCCGACGTTGTTAGCAGCAGGCCAACTGATTGGCACTGAGGGCTACACGGCGGCGGCGGCAGGGGGCTGGCTGGCTGGCACGAACGCGGTCAGAGTGCTGCGGGGTCTAGAACTGCTCACGTTGCCTGAAGTCACCATGATGGGTGCGTTATTTGCATTTATTAGCTCGGCTTCTCCCAAGCACTTTCAGCCAATGCCCCCCAATTTTGCCATCCTGCCGGAAATTCAACCCAAGATCCGCAACAAGCGTGATCGCTACGGGGCCTATCGGGATAGGGCATTAGCGGCATTAGCAACAGTGCTAACAGCGGCAGATCTGGAGCCTTCGCTTTCGAGCTAA